The Salvelinus sp. IW2-2015 unplaced genomic scaffold, ASM291031v2 Un_scaffold16339, whole genome shotgun sequence nucleotide sequence GAGTTTCACAGCATTGCGAGTAGTACACATATAATTTCATCCCAAAACCTATAGAATAACTTTCACACTAACCAAATATTAAAATGGTTGATCGCGAGCAGCTGGTGCAGAAAGCCAGGCTGGCTGAACAGGCTGAAAGGTATGATGATATGGCAGCTGCCATGAAATCGGTAAGTCACTCCTCCAAAACCATTGCATGTGAATTGACTACTGTATGAATAAGGTATGTGATATGGTGTTCAATGAAACATTGAATTCTCTCAATGTAATTATAATACATATGAATTATCTCTATTTAGATATTTGATTGCATTCCTGGAGATTTTTCATGGATGTAATGTGTATAGAAATACACCAATACTAGCCTACACCATTCAGAATATCACGTCTGTTTCATAGGGCTCAATCTCTGTTTATTTATAACGAATAAAATAGCCAAAATGTGGAGCTCAAACATTCAAGAAAGGCAATCAATATTTGCTATCGAGTGCTCCTTGGGCAGTGCTTGGGCGGTGCCTGTCTTGTGCcgttaaaataaatacagtggagTAATATTACCACGAAATGTATTCGGAGGCACCAAAGAACATTGATTTCTCTGTCAAACGTGTCCCTCACATTACAACATTTGATAAATGTTCAatgccactgggcacagacgtcgattcaacgtctattccacgttggttttAACATAATTTCATAGAAATTACGTAGAAACAattttgattcaaccagtgtatgcCCAGTGGGATTTAATATCCCCATGAGATTTATTAAATTCAGATCGTTTAGAATTTGGTCTTTAGGATATTGCCATGTGAGGTTACTCAAATATTGATTGATTCTTCCATATATTTAGGcatatattttaaatacatttttgtaaatgtgtcCTCTAttgataatatatatacagtaccggtcaaaagtttggacacacctactcataccagggtttttctttatttttactattttctacatggaatcatgtagtaaccaaaaaagtgttaaacaaatgcatacatttgagattattcaaaatagccaccctttgccttgatgacagctttgcacactcttggctttctctcaaccagcttcatgaggtagtcacttggaatgaatttcaattaacaggtgtgccttgttaaaaggtcatttgtggaatttctttccttcttaatgcgtttgaaccaatcagttgtgttgtgacaaggtaggggtggtatacagaagatttggtaaaagaccaagtccatattatggcaaaaaccactcaaataagcaaagagaaacgacagtccatcattactttaagaaatgaaggtcagtcaatccggaatatatcaagagctttgaaagtttcttcaagtgcagtctcaaaaacaatcaagcggtatgatgaaactggctctcatgaggaccgccacaggaatggaagacccagagttacctctgctgcagaggataagttcattagagttaccagccttagaaatttcagcccaaataaatgcttcacagagttcaagtaacagacacatctcaacatcaattgttcagaggagactgtgtgaatcagaccttcatggtcgaattgctgcaaagaaaccactactaaaggagaccactaagaagaagatacttgcttgggccaagaaacacgagcaatggacattagaccggtggaaatctgtcctttggtctgatgtgtccaaatttgagatttttggttccaaccgccgtgtctttgtgagacgcagagtaggtgaacggatgatctctgcatgtgtggttccaaccgtaaagcatggaggWgcaggtgtgggggtgctttgctggtgatttattaagaattcaaggcacacttaaccagcatggctatcacagcattctgcagcgatacgccatcccatctggtttgcacttagtgggactatcatttgtttttcaacagaacaatgacccaaaacacacctccaggctgtgaaagaaggagagttatggagtgctgcatcagatgacctggcctccataatcacctgacctcaacccaattgagatggtttgggatgagttggaccgcagtgaaggaaaagcagccaacaagtagtaaaaatacagaaaaccccttgaataagtaggtgtgtccaaacttttgactggtactgtatatctgttcATATAGGCTACAGATGTTCTCTGGATGAGGATCTATTCCTGCATACATGGTTATTCAGTTTCCAGCTCTTTACACAAAACAAATGTAGGAGGCAGCATAATTCTCTCTAGAATGTTCTCTATTTTGTCATATTGCAGTGAGTCAATGATCAGATTGGATATTGATCCTTTTGCGTTCAGTTGTTGAGCTACATTAAGTTACAGGTGCATTGCAGAATGATAATGTATGTCGCATTGTGTGTCACTGTCAACGTGTGCAGTAGCCTctagacatactgtatgtctggatAGGGTGAAGCTGTGTGTTCTTTAAAGCAATTTGAATGAAATTTAGGTTATTGTTTGGTTTATTGATACAGGTCTCACACTGTGAAAAATGCATTGTCATTAGGCCCTAAACCTATATGCCCAATCTCCTCCAATCATTATGTAGCCTAGCCTAGTGCTTTAGTATTAAAACGGTACTAAACAACTGTTCTTTTTCTCACTGTAATGAAATTAAATCTTAACCATTATTATTACTTCCTAGTAATACTTTGTCTCATCGCCTGCATAATTTAGATATCTTTCCCCTGCAGATTTCTTGTTTCAAGCAATGGCATTTTAGTGATGTGTGCCTGTAGGATTCCTTTCCCTTTAAGCAATCTGCTGTGTCAGTGCATGCAGTCAGAACTAGGCCTTTTGCAGTGTAGTGGTGTGTACTCGTTCCCCTCTCCAATGGGAAATCCCTTGCCACTGCAGCCAGGGTTCTCTTGATGGCAGGAAAAAGCAATGAGAAGTATACTTTTATGTTCAGATCTCACCTTGTACAGTACAATATTATCCTGCATACATGTTTGCATTGGTTCCTTAATGCATCAATGCAGTAAGATGCAACTATAAGCAGTGCTGCTTTGTCAGTGAATGTCATTGAAGACATTTCTTTATCTTTATTATGTCATGTATTTACAGTAGCATATGTGTTCAGGATGGATAGTcgtgacagatttttacctagcCCATCAGTAATTGTTCAGCTTGGCAATTAGGTATTCAGATCAGTATGGTAGGCTGCCTCTCTTCAGTTATATTCACTGACATCAGCATTTTGGTACAATGATGATTCACTGACAAGAAATGCATATGATGTGCTTTTCCAACATCACTTGTGGTCTTTTGCACTCTCTGTCCATTAGGTTTCTTACGGATCCATTACAATCAGATGGACTAACAATTAGATAGTCATTTAACATTTGCTTAGTATTGCCATGGCATTTGAGCTGGGAATTGWATGTTCTTGCATTTCAAGCTGGGAAGGAAAAAGGCCTGTTTAGAAATATTCTGTCATCCATGCACACGATGGCTGTGACGTCACCTATCAGCCGCATTCTTTGTGCTCCTCTACCAGACTGGGAGGGGAATGTCACATCAGCTCACCARAAAGGAGCAACGTTAGCTTCTCAATGAGAGAGAGCACTTTGCTAGAATGGGCCACCCATTAAGCTCTATTTCCTCTGTAGCCTTTTGCTGTCTGCATCTTCCCTCTCTATAGTTCTAATCTAGATAATGTAATTATTTTGCAGATATTGATTTAGGTGGATATAAATACGTGTGTTTTATCAATGTAAGGTTATCTGGAAGTGGATTGGAAGTGATATTGATCGTCTCAGGTCTTTTCAGTTGCTCTTAATGTGATTCAACACAGATATGGGGGTTGTTCCATAAAATGtgtcttttgcatccctttgatattttaattaTAAATGttgcaccaatattgcattttaaaagcaagttatattaaatgaaatgccctttaatatagaccacatgaatAATTMAATGAATCAGATTTTTAACATGAATAAagattcagcattttgacatgtccctctgtgcactGTCTGTGACTTTAACCTACTTAACCCCAGAATTTCATTGttattgtaaagccctagttattttgttgttttgaaaaagtcatttctgaatattattctttatttcatgtgattattgattcattttaaggtctaccctattcctttaaaaaaatgtgatcaaaagaaacaaatcaaatattgttTGTCACATTCTTGGTAGACAACatatgtagactaacagtgaaatgcttacttacgggtccttttccaataaTGCAGAGTTAAATAGATTATAAAAATAGTCTAATAGTCTAATAGTATCTAATCTAATAGTAAAATCATAAAGTTAAAGCAGGTGAGctagttctactctttttggcaattttctggtgttttgtggtggaaaactgagtgggtcgagcataacacgtcaacagTGTTACCCATAGACaaactagaaatgttttaacaattgcCCCTTCCTGTTGCACACaaacttccattccccctgtcaaaagggaatttatggctgatttaagatttcAGCTGTgtttacggtcaaccctgttactttatttgacttttttatttaacctcttgagatttTAAAACATGTTCTTTTTTWAAATGTTAAACATGGGATCTTTGACAATGTTAAAAGTAGAtgaaatactgtatatgtgacATTTGTGTGTGGGTTCGTTATAATAAGTCTtgagaatatttatttttacttattGCAATTTGCTACGCAATGTCTTTAAGTCAGACACTAAATACCTTGTAGGTTAGTAGAACGAAGTGTAGCATTTAGACCAAGTCAGAATATACAACGTTAAAAGTTCAAAGGTTACTGATCAGTTGTGCTTTTTACTGTACACTATTTGACATTCCCAGGATTAACAGGTTTCCTCCCACCTTGTACKTATAGAGTGAAGTAGTAGGTGAAAAGCATGTCCTGGGTGACAGCATTACATGGGGTTTCAGACAGGTGAAAAGGTCAGTTTAAAGcagaggagaaggtcagagagacATGTGAACTGCCTGTGCGACGATCGACTGACCGTCTACACTTACACTGCAGCTGCCCCTAGATTCCYCGTGGGAACATAGCTACCTCCAACCCTCTGCCCCCTCTCCAGTCCCaacccccactctctctcactatcttcaATCTGGTTCTCCACTTGCGAGCATTAGCTGTCCACGTGGCAGTTTGATCTACTGGTGCACTAAGTGAGCTGATTGCCATGGAAACTAATTGAATCTTGCTCATTCCCAATGCAGTGCTGTATGTGCATCCAGTTTGAATTCTAACagatcatactgtacagtagataTGATAGGTGTGATACTGTAGGGTTGTGACATGCTCTGATATGATTTAATGTAAAACCATACCTTCTGTACGTGATATTGTTGAAAAATAACTGTTTACATTCATGAATGCATAACCTAGGGGGTTATTGGATGTCTTACACAGGATAGTGCATTTATGACCACTGCTCTGTCCCCTCCCCAGGTAACAGAGCTGAATGAGGCGCTATCTAACGAGGAGAGGAACCTCCTGTCTGTGGCCTATAAGAATGTGGTGGGGGCCCGTCGTTCCTCTTGGAGGGTAATCTCTAGCATCGAGcagaaaacctcttcagatggAAATGAGAAAAAGATTGAAATGGTTCGGGCCTACAGAGAGAAGATTGAGAAGGAGCTAGAGGCTGTGTGTCAGGACGTGCTCAACCTGCTGGATAACTACCtgatcaagaactgcaacgagaCGCAGCACGAGAGCAAGGTGTTTTACCTGAAGATGAAGGGCGACTACTACCGCTACCTGGCCGAGGTGGCCACGGGTGAGAAGAGGGCCACCGTCATCGAGTCATCAGAGAAGGCTTACAACGAGGCTCATGAGATCAGCAAAGAGCACATGCAGCCCACCCACCCCATCCGCCTCGGCTTGGCTCTCAACTACTCTGTGTTTTACTACGAGATCCAGAATGCCCCTGAGCAGGCTTGTCATCTGGCCAAGACCGCCTTCGATGACGCTATTGCTGAGCTGGACACCCTGAACGAGGACTCCTACAAAGACTCAACTCTCATCATGCAGCTGCTCCGAGACAACTTAACACTGTGGACAAGTGACCAGCAGGAtgatgagggaggggagggcaACAAAGATTAATAAACCACACTTAGGAAAAATATATAATGAAGGGCCGGTGGGCTTTGGCAGACGCTTTTGCTCGTACAGCAGCAGCAGTTCTTTATTTTTCCATGTGTTAAAAGAAAATAATCAAAAGAAAGGTGAGGGGAGGTTACATCTTaggctaaatatatatatatatatatatataaataaatagttGAAAGGGCCTCCGTCTTCTTGATTTTCTCTTTGACATTTGCCAAAACCACTGAaatgtcagtcaatcctgaaGTGGTTGTTGTTGGATTGGTTTGGCAGTCTCACACTGGCATAGGGACTGGTGTCGTACCAAGGGAAGCTGCTTAGTTAGGTTTATGCATGATAGAGATGCAGACACTTGAGGAAGGGGGGAAGTTTGCAAATAGTTTGCAATGGTTCCAGTACTAGCAACTcagccacttttcaacctcatattcattatctcagcaccaaaccagtgtctacttTTGTGAAAACAGcgcgtttctatgatctgtggttaaaaagataagaagAAAGGTCCTAAAATATGattctgtgacatcacagggtaggatttCTAGCCAGAGATGGGGTCTTTTCTTGCTCCCCATGTCACCGcaaatctcatagtgtttgaaaatcacattttcttttgtgaatttgaacatgaattttGCCCCTATTTAAGATTACTCTATTTTTTGTACCCAATGATCAATGAAAACTTGCTCGKTAGgtctatgtcctcattgtggttttacagacgtgtttaatacgtcttatttacacactttattCRaatatttatgaaatgcatattgttatatttggtagcacttatttgtttttccttcgcctccaacccctttcgatgcatggaacggatgtgggtggggctaggtctacataagggtgctaattaaaaaaaactcacaaaagctctgacgaaggccgtgaggccgatgatacgtaagcttattaaagatcagtgatactatcaagagcagtgtgcggtttcctttttcattcaaaatcactgtttttaaaatgttgaaacttttgatgatgtcatcgggtCGAACATTTGAATGCTCTTTTTTTCCGTCTACAAGACATACAAATGCcacgttttcacatatgtagaaaTTGGTTWagtgctggagataatgaatatgaggtttgAAAAGTTGCAGATTTGCCCTTTATTAAGATATATCACTCACTCTTGAAGGGAGTGCAGGACAGYCAAGAAAATGCAAATAGTATTAATCTGACCAAATCAACTAGAAAAAGTCAAATGCAGATCTTTTGTTAAAATGTTGGCTGTTTATTGTAAAGTTAATACCRATCATGGCAATGAGGTAAGGATAAAATACTGTTATCAATTTACTCTTTCACATGACTTCTAGTTTTAGGAATATTTGGCTGTCCTCTGTGAATGTCCTCTGACTGCTCTAAATATGATACTGGAACCATAGCTTAACCTCCAATAGAGTCTATCTAAAGGCAGAGACAGTTTAAAACAGAGACATTATGTTAAAGCAGCTGCAGAGCTTGtggtttacttctgtgttttattAAATGCACTTGCCTACTATACTGTTTCTTCAGTGTAAGATGATTACTACAATAATATCGATTATTCAGTATTGTGCATGCTGGTGAAGTATTGAAACATACAGTAGCTTGACTTTATTATCTTATACTGTGGGTGTTAAGTATTCATATGATTGAGAAAACATAGGCTTTGTCTGATTATTTCTTATTTATAACTTattcttattttgtttttatttgctaTATCAAAATGTTGATCGTAAAAATGTACATGTTATGAGCATTGCTATAGTGGCATGCAATATGTATTTAATTTgttaatggaagaaaaaaaagtgggGAAAAACACACCAGTGATTGCTTAATCTTACCAACTGGTGTTTGTCATGTTAAATTATAATAATGGCTTTGTCACATTAAATTATAATAATGGCATTGTAAAACAAATACTTTGTTCTTTGAACTATTTGATTACTTATTTTGTCATGTTATTAACCAGTTTGAACAATGGTGAAGTTTTCAGAATCAGTGTTTCTGTTATGAATTCACAACATGGACCACAATTTATTTCTGAcagtatacatttaaaaaaatatatgttttatatctTTTAGCTGTTTCTGAGTGACGAATATCTTGAATGTGAGTCATTATGTAGCAGTTGCACAAGAAACGAGAACTATGATgatgataaaaaaattatatgacAATTATAAATGCACCATTTCCATGGCAGTCTAGTGTATTGTTGTGATGTCACTAAGTCAACGTTTGTGTTTTGTTGTAACCTCTTGTGTGCTGCTAGTATGCTATTCTTGTGTGTGCCTCCTTTGCTATTTGAAATAATTGATTCAGCATCCTCCATAACCATATATGCAAAAAGAGAATTATAACGACACAGTAAAAACCCACTTATGCTTTTAGATCTACACAAACTTGCATGACTCCAGTGCAGTGAATGCACATTTCTGCTCATGCAATATAATGCAAAAGCTAGTCAAATTATAGCTGGCTATTAGGACTTCAGGTTGAAGCAAACAGGGAGAGTCATTTGTCATACACTGTTAACGTTATTTACCACMGAGGGCTGAATGTCCCAACTGAATGATTCCCACGAGGACAAAAGAACAGATCTAAATGATCTTTAAcagtgtcccaaatgccaccctattccctatatagtgcactacttttgaccagatccctatgggtcttggtcaaaagtagtgcactataggtaatagggtgccatttgggacgccacTTATAGTCTTTAACCCATTGTACATCTCACATCCTCTGAGCTAACCATGTATCCAAATAGATATTGCTGAGG carries:
- the LOC112080497 gene encoding 14-3-3 protein gamma-2-like, producing MVDREQLVQKARLAEQAERYDDMAAAMKSVTELNEALSNEERNLLSVAYKNVVGARRSSWRVISSIEQKTSSDGNEKKIEMVRAYREKIEKELEAVCQDVLNLLDNYLIKNCNETQHESKVFYLKMKGDYYRYLAEVATGEKRATVIESSEKAYNEAHEISKEHMQPTHPIRLGLALNYSVFYYEIQNAPEQACHLAKTAFDDAIAELDTLNEDSYKDSTLIMQLLRDNLTLWTSDQQDDEGGEGNKD